Below is a window of Tsuneonella deserti DNA.
GTCTCGGGCGGCGCGATGACGTAGACGCGCACCGTTCGGGTGGCGTCGGGCGCCGCATTGATGCGCATCGAGCGGGCGGCCGAGTTCCGCGATTCCTCGTCGTTCCACATGGCTGCGCCGGGCAGGCCGTCGAGCGCGATCTCCAGCGCGCGCGGGCGGCTTTCCATGTTGCGCACCTTGAGGGTGTAGGCGTTGCGCACCGATCCGTCGCTCATGAGCATGAATGGCGGGTTGCGGTCGGCAGCGGCGGAGAGATCGAGATGGCTGCGGGTGCCGAGCATGAACAGCATCGCCAGACCTATCGCGCTCCATCCGCCGAGATAGATGACCGTGCGCGGCCGAACGAGGTTGCGCCACGGCAGCCTCCGAGGCTCGCCGGCGGCTTCGCGCTTGCTGTCCTCGAGCGTGACGTAATCGATCAGCCCGCGCGGTCGGCCCACTTCGGCCATCACCCGGTCGCAGGCGTCGATGCACAGGGCGCAGGTGATGCAGCCGATTTGCGGTCCTTCGCGAATGTCGATGCCGGTCGGACAGACCGATACGCACTGCAGGCAGTCGATGCAGTCGCCGTAGTGCTGGGGATCCTTCTGCGCCTTCTTGACGCTGCCGCGCGGTTCGCCGCGCCAGTCCTTGTAGGTGACCGTCAGCGAGCGCTCGTCCATCATCGCCGACTGGATGCGCGGCCAGGGGCACATGTAGATACAGAACTGTTCGCGCAGGAACCCGCCCAGCGTGAAGGTGGTAAAGGTGAGGATGGCGACCGTGATATACGCCACCGGCGCCGCCTGGCCCGACCAGAAGTCGCGCACCAGCGTGGGCGCGTCCGCGAAGTACATGATCCACGCGCCGCCGGTCCAGAAACTGATCAGCAGGTAGATCGACCACTTGATGCCGCGCTTGACGATCTTCTCCGGCCCCCACGGCGCGCGCGCCAGCCGCGCCTGCGCGTTGCGGTCGCCGTCGACCAGCCGGTCGACATGCTGGAACAGGTCGGTCCACACCGTCTGCGGGCAGCTGTAACCGCACCATGCGCGGCCGACCGCGCTGGTGATCAGGAACAGGCCGATGCCCGCCATGATCAGCAGGCCGGCGACGAAATAGAATTCGTGCGGCCAGATTTCGATGCCGAACATGTAGAACCGCCGGTTGGCGATATCGACCAGCACTGCCTGGTCGGGCGCATAGGGCCCGCGGTCCCAGCGGATCCACGGGGTCGCGTAGTATATGCCGAGCGTGATCGCCATGACCACGTACTTCACGTTGCGGTAGAACCCGTGGACCGCCTGCGGGAAGATTGCGCGACGTTTCTCGAACAACTCCGGCAAGTCCTCGCGCGGCGGCTCGTGCGGCTCGTGCCGCAGGTTGCCCGTATCCGGCTGCGCGACCGTCAGGCTGACGGGCTTGTTCGGCTTGCCAGGGCTTTCTTCGGTTCTCGGGTGCTCAGGGTTGTTCATCGACCGCGACCGCCGGATCCTTGGCGACCTCCACGAAATCTTCGCCGCCGCCCAGCGAGTGGACATAGGCCGCCAGCATCTTGATCGTCACCGGGTCGAGGCGTCCGCCCCAGGCCGGCATCACGCCCATGCGCGGGTTGCTGATCTGCTGCACGATACGGCCCTTGCCGCTGCCGTAGAGCCAGATCGCATCGGCGAGGTTTGGCGCGCCGAATTCGCGCAGACCCTTGCCTTGCGGGCCATGGCAGCTTGCGCAGTTGTTCTCATACAGCGTCGCTCCGGCCGCTGTCGGCTTCGCCTTGCCGCTGAAGGACAGCACCTGGTCGGCGACCGTCGAGATTTCCGCAGGCGTCAGCAAGCCGTCACGCCCGAAGGCGGGCATCATGGAATTGCGGGTGCTCTCCACGCCCGGCTGGCGCACGCCGTGGACCAGCGTGTACTCGATCGCCCTGAGGTCCCCGCCCCAAAGCCAGTCGTCGTCGTTGAGGTTGGGATAGCCGTTGCCGCCTGCCGCGCCGGAACCATGGCACTGCACGCAGTTCACGCGGAATGCCGCCCGGCCGCCTTCCACGGCGGCGCGCATCAGCCGGCTGTCGTCGGGCAGTCGCTCGATCGGCACCCGCGAAAGCGCAGTCAGGGTGGGGGCGCGGCGCTGGTTCTCGGCACGCATTTCCTGTGCGAGCTGACCGCGGCTGGACCAGCCGAGCACGCCTTCGGTACCCGTGCGCAGTAGCGGCCAGGCAGGATAAAGGACGACGTAGATGATGCCCCAGACGATTGTGGCGTAGAGCGTCCACAGCCACCAGCGCGGCATGGGCGTGTCGAGTTCCTCGATCCCGTCCCATTCGTGACCGACGGTCTCGGTGCCGGTTGGTTCGTCGATCCGCTTATTCGCCACCGTCTTCATCCTTGAAAATAACGTGGGCCGCTTCGTCGTTGCGCGGGCGCGCGCCGGGGCGGAATGGCCAGGCGATCAGCCCGGCGAAGACCAGCAGCATGGCCAGAAGCCCCCAGCTGTCGGCAAAGTGCCGCAGCGCCTCGTAGGTCGAGTGATCGCTCACCGCGATCCCTCCTTCGCCAGTTCCTCCTGAGCCGCGGCACTGTTCACATCGACCAGCGTGCCAAGAACCTGCAGGTAGGCGACGAGCGCGTCCATCTCGGTCACACGGTCGGGGTTGCCGTCGAAGTCCCGGATCTGCGCCTTCGGATATCGCGTCTCGAGATCCCCGGCGTCGGCTTCGGGGTCGGCCTGCGCGGCCAGGTCCCGCGCGGCCTCGGAGATGTCCTTGTCGCTATAGGGGACCCCGACACGGCGCAGCGCGGTGAGGTTATCGGCCATGTCGGGCGTGGTCAGGTCGTTCTCGGCAAGGAAGGCATACGTCGGCATGACGCTTTCCGGCACCACCGATCGCGGGTCCTTGAGGTGCTGGACGTGCCATTCGTCCGAGTAGCGGTTGCCGACGCGGGCAAGGTCCGGCCCAGTGCGCTTCGATCCCCACTGGAACGGATGGTCGTACATGCTTTCCGCCGCGAGGCTGTAGTGGCCGTAACGCTCCACCTCGTCGCGGAACGGGCGGATCATCTGGCTGTGGC
It encodes the following:
- the ccoP gene encoding cytochrome-c oxidase, cbb3-type subunit III, with the protein product MKTVANKRIDEPTGTETVGHEWDGIEELDTPMPRWWLWTLYATIVWGIIYVVLYPAWPLLRTGTEGVLGWSSRGQLAQEMRAENQRRAPTLTALSRVPIERLPDDSRLMRAAVEGGRAAFRVNCVQCHGSGAAGGNGYPNLNDDDWLWGGDLRAIEYTLVHGVRQPGVESTRNSMMPAFGRDGLLTPAEISTVADQVLSFSGKAKPTAAGATLYENNCASCHGPQGKGLREFGAPNLADAIWLYGSGKGRIVQQISNPRMGVMPAWGGRLDPVTIKMLAAYVHSLGGGEDFVEVAKDPAVAVDEQP
- the ccoG gene encoding cytochrome c oxidase accessory protein CcoG, which gives rise to MNNPEHPRTEESPGKPNKPVSLTVAQPDTGNLRHEPHEPPREDLPELFEKRRAIFPQAVHGFYRNVKYVVMAITLGIYYATPWIRWDRGPYAPDQAVLVDIANRRFYMFGIEIWPHEFYFVAGLLIMAGIGLFLITSAVGRAWCGYSCPQTVWTDLFQHVDRLVDGDRNAQARLARAPWGPEKIVKRGIKWSIYLLISFWTGGAWIMYFADAPTLVRDFWSGQAAPVAYITVAILTFTTFTLGGFLREQFCIYMCPWPRIQSAMMDERSLTVTYKDWRGEPRGSVKKAQKDPQHYGDCIDCLQCVSVCPTGIDIREGPQIGCITCALCIDACDRVMAEVGRPRGLIDYVTLEDSKREAAGEPRRLPWRNLVRPRTVIYLGGWSAIGLAMLFMLGTRSHLDLSAAADRNPPFMLMSDGSVRNAYTLKVRNMESRPRALEIALDGLPGAAMWNDEESRNSAARSMRINAAPDATRTVRVYVIAPPETAAQEFRFRLRSLDKEAASDEAQIQFAAPGGQDQ
- the ccoO gene encoding cytochrome-c oxidase, cbb3-type subunit II, with the protein product MFNVAQRHKKLERNITLLGTFAFVAVVIGGVVEIAPLFWIDNTIEKVRGMRPYTPLEQAGRDIYVREGCYTCHSQMIRPFRDEVERYGHYSLAAESMYDHPFQWGSKRTGPDLARVGNRYSDEWHVQHLKDPRSVVPESVMPTYAFLAENDLTTPDMADNLTALRRVGVPYSDKDISEAARDLAAQADPEADAGDLETRYPKAQIRDFDGNPDRVTEMDALVAYLQVLGTLVDVNSAAAQEELAKEGSR
- a CDS encoding cbb3-type cytochrome c oxidase subunit 3, translating into MSDHSTYEALRHFADSWGLLAMLLVFAGLIAWPFRPGARPRNDEAAHVIFKDEDGGE